A window of Flavobacterium flavigenum contains these coding sequences:
- a CDS encoding DUF2157 domain-containing protein, with translation MAGFEEQSTQKLFERNFITEQQLTQIKSYRSLGIFSLNAELKMFLYLSVLLFTSGIGILIYENIDTIGHIAILSLLLIVTIVCFYFCFKNSKGFQKSETTFESPVLEYLVLLANILTCIFIGYLQFQYKPFGTHYGLATLVPTIVSFICAYYFDNRSVLTIAITGLAAYVGFSVTPQDLFHNDFYSHQELSYSAIILGGLLILWTIYSSGISLKMHFNLIYLTFALHMISIASISNMVNEYNGLWILFSAVMAGSSYYFYKASYVQKAISLYVFMIIYAYIGINIFLFRVFENIDFQDIWMLFVLAIPAYFIGSIVLFIKLIKKFNKETAE, from the coding sequence ATGGCAGGATTTGAAGAGCAATCAACTCAAAAGCTTTTTGAGAGAAATTTTATTACCGAACAACAATTAACTCAGATTAAAAGTTATCGCAGTTTAGGCATTTTTTCGCTTAACGCTGAATTAAAAATGTTTTTGTATTTATCCGTTTTGCTTTTTACTTCCGGAATCGGAATTTTAATTTACGAAAACATAGATACAATTGGGCACATTGCAATTTTATCTTTGTTATTAATCGTAACGATTGTTTGCTTTTACTTCTGTTTTAAAAATTCAAAGGGATTCCAAAAATCAGAAACCACATTCGAAAGTCCAGTTTTAGAATATCTGGTGCTGCTTGCAAATATTCTTACTTGTATTTTTATTGGCTATTTACAATTTCAATACAAACCTTTCGGGACACATTACGGCTTAGCGACATTAGTTCCAACAATTGTCAGTTTTATTTGTGCGTATTATTTTGACAATAGAAGCGTGTTAACTATTGCCATTACGGGTTTGGCTGCTTATGTAGGTTTTTCTGTGACGCCTCAGGATTTATTTCATAATGATTTCTATTCTCATCAGGAGCTAAGTTATTCTGCCATAATTCTGGGCGGTTTATTGATTTTATGGACAATTTACAGCTCAGGGATTTCTCTTAAAATGCATTTTAATTTAATTTATTTAACATTTGCATTGCACATGATTAGTATTGCTTCAATTAGTAATATGGTCAATGAGTACAATGGTTTGTGGATCCTTTTTTCTGCTGTTATGGCAGGTTCGTCTTATTACTTTTATAAAGCGAGTTATGTGCAGAAGGCTATTTCCTTATATGTTTTTATGATTATTTATGCTTACATCGGAATCAATATTTTTCTCTTCAGAGTTTTTGAGAATATAGATTTTCAGGATATTTGGATGCTATTTGTTTTAGCTATTCCAGCCTATTTTATTGGCTCAATAGTCTTGTTTATAAAATTGATTAAAAAATTTAACAAAGAAACAGCAGAATGA
- a CDS encoding M20 family metallo-hydrolase, with amino-acid sequence MKNIETLTREAIELLRNLIETPSFSSEEDQTALLIENWFTQNEIPFKRENNNVWAFNKYFDENKPTLLLNSHHDTVRPNQAYTNDPFKAIEKDGKLFGLGSNDAGGCLVSLLATFVHFYENQNLSHNIVIVASAEEESSGKNGLNSVLKHLPELDCAIVGEPTLMQLAVAEKGLLVLDVKVKGTASHAAHQNDDNALYKSIPVMEWFKNYKFDKISDVLGPVKMTVTQINAGKQHNVVPSECDLVVDIRVNDCYTNSEILEVVTAHVNAEVKPRSMHLNASSIPITHGLVQAGIALGRTTYGSPTLSDQSVLSCQSLKLGPGETLRSHSADEFIFINEIEEGIDLYIKILTDFFKL; translated from the coding sequence ATGAAAAATATAGAAACGCTTACCCGGGAAGCAATTGAATTATTAAGAAATCTGATTGAAACACCTTCATTTTCAAGTGAAGAAGATCAAACAGCTCTTTTAATAGAAAATTGGTTCACTCAAAACGAGATTCCTTTCAAAAGAGAAAATAATAATGTGTGGGCTTTCAATAAATATTTCGACGAAAATAAACCAACGCTTTTACTAAACTCTCATCATGATACTGTAAGGCCAAATCAGGCTTACACTAATGATCCTTTCAAAGCCATTGAAAAAGACGGTAAACTATTCGGATTAGGGAGTAATGATGCCGGAGGCTGTCTGGTTTCGTTATTGGCAACTTTTGTACATTTCTACGAAAATCAAAATTTATCCCATAATATCGTTATTGTTGCTTCGGCAGAAGAAGAAAGCAGCGGTAAAAATGGTCTGAACAGCGTTTTAAAACATTTACCAGAATTAGATTGCGCGATTGTGGGTGAGCCGACTTTGATGCAATTAGCTGTTGCAGAAAAAGGCCTTTTAGTTTTAGATGTAAAAGTAAAAGGAACTGCAAGCCACGCTGCACATCAAAATGATGATAATGCCTTATACAAATCAATTCCGGTAATGGAATGGTTTAAAAATTATAAATTTGACAAAATCTCAGATGTTTTAGGCCCTGTGAAAATGACTGTAACGCAGATTAATGCAGGAAAACAGCATAATGTGGTACCTTCAGAATGCGATTTGGTGGTTGACATTCGTGTAAACGACTGTTACACAAATTCTGAAATTTTAGAAGTGGTTACAGCACATGTAAACGCAGAAGTGAAACCAAGATCTATGCATTTAAACGCGTCGTCTATTCCAATTACCCACGGTTTGGTTCAGGCCGGAATCGCTTTGGGAAGAACGACTTACGGTTCACCAACACTTTCAGATCAGTCGGTTTTAAGCTGTCAGTCATTAAAACTGGGACCTGGAGAAACCTTACGGTCACATTCAGCAGACGAATTTATTTTTATAAATGAAATTGAAGAAGGAATCGATTTGTATATCAAGATACTAACCGATTTCTTTAAATTATAA
- a CDS encoding T9SS type A sorting domain-containing protein: MSVPEGFGAAATGGGTPTAANTVTVSTYSALKTALNSTASSTSVILISGTIVCDYTSVTLNNKTIIGLPGARLVNNQITPNINPKVDPTRVDPSGIINIKPDSDNIIIRNLIFEGPGAFDVDGRDNLTNEGTNVWVDHCEFQDGEDGNFDNKGKADNVTISWCKFTYLKPAIQGGFGGTNDHRFTDLIGSSKTDIPTDGNYSITFKNCYWAEGCKERMPRARNAELHILNCYYNTSVSGSLAIGLGGGTNNTTCYVENTNFAAIGTVYKSYPDDGGTIGVAFDGCINRANSVTGTVSKPSYSYTLLPVADVANYVPNATCGAGATLQVTSTGVISGKSNCGSLGLNDNNNVDNLDIKYYPTVIDNVLNIEFSSIESGKAIIEIYSPNGSKVYTTSKNISGNEKLELNIANITRGVYICKVQIENRVKTFKLLKG; this comes from the coding sequence ATGTCAGTACCAGAAGGGTTTGGTGCTGCTGCAACTGGGGGCGGAACTCCAACTGCTGCTAATACAGTTACGGTTTCAACTTATTCGGCTTTAAAAACTGCATTAAATTCTACAGCAAGTTCTACTTCAGTAATTTTGATTTCAGGAACTATTGTATGCGATTACACTAGTGTAACTTTAAATAATAAAACCATTATTGGTTTACCTGGAGCTAGACTTGTCAACAACCAAATAACTCCAAATATAAACCCTAAAGTTGATCCAACAAGAGTAGACCCATCTGGAATTATTAATATAAAACCAGATTCGGACAATATTATTATTAGAAATCTAATTTTCGAAGGGCCTGGTGCTTTTGATGTAGATGGCAGAGATAACCTAACAAATGAAGGAACAAATGTATGGGTTGATCATTGTGAATTTCAAGATGGAGAAGATGGTAATTTTGACAATAAAGGAAAAGCTGATAACGTAACGATTTCATGGTGTAAATTTACCTATTTGAAGCCTGCAATTCAAGGTGGCTTTGGTGGAACAAATGATCACCGTTTTACTGATCTGATTGGATCAAGTAAAACAGACATTCCTACTGACGGAAATTATAGTATTACTTTTAAAAATTGTTATTGGGCAGAAGGATGTAAAGAACGAATGCCAAGAGCAAGAAATGCTGAATTACATATTTTGAACTGTTATTATAACACTTCTGTTTCAGGGTCTTTAGCTATTGGATTAGGAGGTGGTACTAACAATACGACTTGCTATGTAGAAAACACAAATTTTGCTGCAATTGGTACGGTTTACAAAAGTTATCCAGATGATGGCGGTACAATTGGAGTAGCGTTTGATGGTTGTATCAATAGAGCAAATTCTGTAACCGGAACCGTTTCAAAGCCATCATATAGTTATACTTTACTTCCTGTTGCTGATGTAGCTAATTATGTGCCAAATGCAACTTGTGGTGCCGGAGCTACACTTCAGGTGACTTCTACTGGTGTAATATCTGGAAAATCAAATTGTGGTTCTTTAGGTTTAAATGATAATAATAATGTGGATAACTTAGATATTAAATATTATCCAACCGTAATTGACAATGTTTTAAACATTGAATTTTCAAGTATTGAAAGCGGTAAAGCAATTATAGAGATTTATTCTCCAAATGGCTCAAAAGTTTATACTACTTCTAAAAATATTTCAGGCAATGAAAAATTAGAATTGAACATTGCAAATATTACCAGAGGTGTGTATATCTGTAAAGTACAAATTGAAAACAGAGTTAAAACTTTTAAACTTTTAAAAGGATAA
- a CDS encoding RNA polymerase sigma factor, with protein sequence MSQEELLALIYKKDERAFTHLYDMYSKSLFSVISVLIKNREEAEDVLQEVFVKIWKNIDSYNEGKGRFYTWILNIARNTSIDKLRSKNFNNSQKNLSSDNFVHLLDDSNKLVNKIDTIGIQEFVKKLKPKCIEIIDLLFFKGYTQQEASEELAIPLGTVKTQNRNCINDLRNYLKI encoded by the coding sequence ATGAGTCAGGAAGAATTATTAGCTTTAATCTACAAGAAAGACGAAAGAGCCTTCACCCACTTGTATGACATGTATTCGAAAAGCTTGTTTTCAGTCATCAGTGTTTTAATAAAAAACCGGGAGGAAGCCGAAGATGTTTTACAGGAAGTGTTTGTGAAGATCTGGAAAAACATAGATTCATATAACGAAGGAAAAGGGCGTTTTTACACCTGGATCCTCAACATTGCACGAAATACTTCTATTGATAAATTAAGATCTAAAAATTTTAATAATAGCCAAAAAAACCTTTCCTCTGATAATTTCGTACATCTGTTAGACGACAGTAACAAACTCGTAAACAAAATTGATACAATTGGAATTCAGGAATTTGTAAAAAAATTAAAACCTAAATGTATTGAAATTATCGATTTGTTATTTTTTAAAGGATATACCCAGCAAGAAGCTTCAGAAGAATTGGCAATACCGCTGGGAACTGTGAAAACACAAAACAGAAACTGTATTAATGATTTACGTAATTATCTAAAAATATAA
- the argB gene encoding acetylglutamate kinase → MKKVSVIKIGGNIIDNPSELEQFLTDFSKIEGYKVLVHGGGKSATKMAQSIGLVPQMIDGRRITDAPMLDVVVMIYAGQINKHIVAQLQAKDNNAIGFSGADGNLIQSTKRNHPTIDYGFVGDVKQVNTKLLATLLEAGILPVFCAITHDKNGQLLNTNADTIASELSIALSEVFDVTLTYCFEKQGVLMDSEDDSSVITEINEVLYNKLKEEKVIHSGMIPKLDNCFNSLSRGVQKIKIGHHRMLQNSDIPHTTITL, encoded by the coding sequence ATGAAAAAAGTTTCAGTAATAAAAATAGGTGGAAACATCATCGATAATCCATCTGAATTAGAGCAGTTTTTAACTGATTTTTCTAAAATTGAAGGGTATAAAGTATTAGTTCATGGCGGTGGAAAATCGGCTACAAAAATGGCACAAAGTATTGGATTGGTACCGCAGATGATTGACGGACGCCGAATCACAGATGCTCCAATGCTGGATGTTGTGGTAATGATATACGCAGGGCAAATCAACAAGCATATTGTGGCGCAATTGCAGGCAAAAGACAATAATGCAATCGGGTTTTCTGGTGCTGATGGAAATTTAATTCAGTCAACAAAAAGAAATCATCCAACTATTGATTACGGATTTGTAGGCGATGTAAAACAAGTCAATACCAAATTACTGGCGACTTTATTAGAAGCTGGAATCCTACCAGTTTTCTGTGCGATTACGCACGACAAAAACGGACAATTATTAAACACAAATGCTGATACCATTGCAAGTGAATTGTCAATTGCACTCTCTGAAGTTTTTGATGTAACACTAACGTACTGTTTTGAAAAACAAGGAGTTTTAATGGATTCAGAAGACGATTCGTCTGTAATTACAGAAATCAACGAAGTATTATATAACAAACTGAAAGAAGAAAAAGTAATTCATTCCGGAATGATTCCGAAACTGGATAATTGTTTCAACAGCTTATCAAGAGGCGTACAGAAAATCAAAATAGGGCATCATAGAATGCTTCAAAATTCTGATATTCCGCATACGACTATTACTTTATAA
- a CDS encoding tRNA dihydrouridine synthase translates to MDFTLLSSPLQGFTDFRFRNAQNKIFGGIDTFYSPYIRLNGKLVIKSSYERDLLPENNIGLEVIPQVITNDADEFLFVAKYVRELGYKELNWNLGCPYPMVTKSGMGSGLIKNTDQINHILDRAHAETDIIVSMKMRLGYETTEEILDVLPILDTYPIKNIAIHARIGKQLYKGGVHLDAFQQCIENTKHKLYYNGDITSVAKFHEMQDRFPTIDHWMIGRGLIADPFLPSMIKNNSPEYPANRMELFSEFHDTLYAIYSESLSGQTHILLKMYHLWEYFAETFSNPHKVLKLIKKAKSFRNYEAAVASIFKNEK, encoded by the coding sequence ATGGATTTTACCCTGCTCTCATCACCTTTACAAGGATTTACCGATTTTCGTTTTAGAAATGCCCAAAACAAAATTTTTGGCGGAATCGATACATTTTATTCCCCTTACATTCGTCTGAATGGAAAATTGGTTATAAAATCATCTTATGAACGAGATTTACTTCCTGAAAATAATATTGGCCTAGAGGTAATTCCGCAGGTAATAACAAATGATGCAGATGAATTTTTATTTGTGGCTAAGTATGTCAGGGAATTAGGTTATAAAGAATTAAACTGGAATTTAGGATGTCCGTATCCAATGGTTACCAAATCCGGAATGGGCTCGGGTTTGATTAAAAACACTGACCAAATAAATCATATTCTGGACAGGGCACATGCTGAAACCGATATTATTGTATCTATGAAAATGCGGCTGGGATATGAGACTACAGAAGAAATTCTGGATGTTTTGCCAATTTTAGATACCTACCCTATTAAAAATATTGCGATTCATGCCCGTATTGGCAAACAATTATACAAAGGCGGTGTTCACCTGGATGCGTTTCAGCAATGTATTGAGAATACAAAGCATAAATTGTATTATAATGGAGATATTACTTCGGTAGCAAAATTTCATGAAATGCAGGATCGTTTTCCGACGATAGACCATTGGATGATTGGACGAGGATTAATTGCTGATCCTTTTTTGCCTTCGATGATAAAAAATAACAGCCCGGAATACCCTGCAAACCGAATGGAATTATTCAGTGAATTTCATGATACTTTATATGCTATTTACAGTGAATCATTATCCGGACAAACACATATTTTACTGAAAATGTATCATTTATGGGAATATTTTGCAGAAACATTTTCAAATCCGCATAAAGTATTAAAACTGATAAAAAAAGCAAAAAGCTTTCGAAATTATGAAGCAGCAGTTGCCTCAATTTTCAAAAACGAAAAATGA
- the argH gene encoding argininosuccinate lyase, whose product MKLWEKGIPTDKQIEQFTVGNDRELDLVLAKYDALGSIAHAKMLGQIGLLTQEETTSLVDALNEIIADIVVGNFEIEDSFEDVHSKIEYLLTAKLGDAGKKIHTARSRNDQVLVDVHLYLKDELKAIKEQVKNLFDLLMESAEKHQNVLLPGYTHLQIAMPSSFGMWFSAYAESLIDDITMLNAASKIVDQNPLGSAAGYGSSFPINRTFTTEELGFETLKYNAVAAQMSRGKAEKTVAFAMTSVAGTLSKFAMDVCLYMSQNFDFIGLPAHLTTGSSIMPHKKNPDVFELIRGKCNKIQALPYEITLITNNLPSGYHRDLQLLKEGLFPAIQNLKACLDIAIFSIKDITVKDHILEDKKYDYLFTVDTLNEMVVDGMPFRDAYKAVAEQLEAGTYKSPRETRHTHEGSINNLCLENIKDKMKAAF is encoded by the coding sequence ATGAAACTTTGGGAAAAAGGAATACCAACCGATAAACAAATCGAACAATTTACTGTAGGAAACGACCGTGAACTGGATTTGGTTTTAGCAAAATACGATGCTTTAGGTTCAATCGCACACGCCAAAATGTTGGGTCAGATTGGTTTGTTAACTCAGGAAGAAACGACTTCCCTGGTTGATGCTTTAAACGAAATCATTGCTGATATTGTAGTTGGAAATTTCGAAATCGAAGACAGTTTTGAAGATGTACATTCCAAAATTGAATACTTGCTTACTGCTAAGCTTGGAGATGCCGGGAAGAAAATCCATACTGCACGTTCCCGTAACGATCAGGTTTTAGTAGACGTACATTTGTATTTAAAAGACGAATTAAAAGCGATAAAAGAACAGGTAAAAAACCTTTTTGATTTGTTGATGGAATCAGCAGAAAAACATCAAAATGTATTATTGCCGGGGTACACGCACTTGCAAATCGCAATGCCATCCTCATTCGGGATGTGGTTTTCAGCTTATGCAGAAAGTCTGATTGACGATATTACAATGCTAAACGCTGCATCAAAAATTGTAGATCAGAATCCGTTAGGTTCTGCGGCAGGTTACGGAAGTTCTTTCCCAATCAACAGAACTTTTACCACTGAAGAGTTAGGTTTTGAAACTTTGAAATACAATGCCGTTGCAGCACAAATGAGCCGTGGAAAAGCAGAAAAAACAGTTGCTTTTGCCATGACAAGTGTTGCGGGTACTTTATCAAAATTTGCTATGGACGTTTGTTTGTACATGAGCCAGAATTTTGATTTTATTGGTCTGCCGGCCCATCTTACAACAGGTTCGAGCATTATGCCTCATAAGAAAAATCCGGATGTTTTCGAATTAATACGAGGAAAATGCAACAAGATTCAGGCGCTTCCATACGAAATCACTTTAATTACCAATAATCTTCCAAGCGGTTATCACAGAGATTTACAGCTTTTAAAAGAAGGCTTGTTTCCTGCAATTCAAAACTTAAAAGCCTGTTTGGATATTGCCATTTTTTCAATAAAAGATATTACCGTAAAAGACCATATTTTAGAAGATAAAAAATATGATTACTTATTTACGGTAGATACTTTAAACGAAATGGTGGTAGACGGAATGCCTTTTAGAGATGCCTACAAAGCCGTAGCAGAGCAATTGGAAGCAGGAACTTATAAATCTCCAAGAGAAACCAGACATACCCACGAAGGGAGCATTAATAATTTATGCTTAGAGAACATAAAAGATAAAATGAAAGCTGCATTTTAA
- a CDS encoding anti-sigma factor gives MEAQEYIESGILELYVYGLLTETENLEIAEMAKNNPEVENEIISIEKAIVALSSSFSPFHSVENFEKIKARLELKYGKVVEMKPVSNRTQYIGWAAAVLLLLGLGYQTLELTKTKDFITTVGNEKNKIERDFAYLDKQNKEIEKSLTIVRDIKNTGVTLGGQAVSPTSFAKVYWNKDTKTTYIDAAGLPKPPKGKVYQVWALKLSPTLTPTSIGLLSDFDSNNQKIFAVDQTVYAEAFGITLEPEGGSPSPTMEQLYTLGKV, from the coding sequence ATGGAAGCACAAGAATATATAGAATCAGGAATTCTGGAACTTTATGTTTATGGTTTATTGACTGAAACTGAAAATCTGGAAATAGCCGAAATGGCAAAAAATAATCCTGAAGTTGAGAACGAAATTATTTCAATAGAAAAAGCTATAGTTGCCTTATCATCGAGTTTTTCTCCTTTTCATTCGGTAGAAAATTTTGAAAAGATAAAAGCCAGATTAGAACTGAAATATGGCAAAGTAGTCGAAATGAAACCTGTATCAAACCGAACTCAATATATTGGCTGGGCTGCAGCAGTTTTATTATTGTTAGGTTTGGGTTATCAGACTTTAGAACTTACAAAAACAAAAGATTTTATTACAACTGTGGGTAACGAAAAAAACAAAATTGAAAGGGATTTTGCTTATTTAGACAAACAAAATAAAGAAATAGAAAAAAGTTTAACCATTGTAAGGGATATTAAAAACACTGGAGTAACATTAGGAGGTCAGGCTGTTTCTCCTACATCTTTTGCAAAAGTATACTGGAATAAAGATACCAAAACAACTTATATTGATGCTGCTGGTCTTCCAAAACCTCCAAAAGGAAAGGTCTATCAGGTTTGGGCACTTAAATTAAGCCCTACGTTAACTCCTACCAGTATCGGTTTATTAAGTGATTTTGACAGCAATAATCAAAAAATATTTGCTGTAGATCAGACTGTTTATGCAGAAGCTTTCGGTATTACGCTGGAACCTGAAGGTGGTAGTCCATCTCCAACAATGGAACAGTTATATACTTTAGGAAAAGTCTAA
- a CDS encoding glutathione peroxidase, which produces MNKIAFLVFSAVFLMAAQVQAQTSIKKSNTEKIMGKQTIYQFKVQDLSGDTFDFSSLKGKKIMIVNTASKCGLTPQYKELEALYKEYGSKGFVIVGFPANNFASQEPGTNKEIAAFCQQNYGVTFPMMDKVSVKGDDMCEVYKFLTQKSKNGLQDSEVEWNFQKYLINEKGELVKVIKPRTLPTDPEIVNWIKG; this is translated from the coding sequence ATGAATAAAATAGCATTTTTAGTTTTTAGTGCAGTCTTTTTAATGGCAGCACAAGTTCAGGCTCAGACAAGTATCAAAAAATCGAACACAGAAAAAATTATGGGAAAACAAACCATTTATCAATTTAAAGTACAGGATTTATCGGGTGATACTTTTGATTTTTCTTCTCTGAAAGGGAAAAAAATCATGATTGTAAACACAGCTTCAAAATGTGGATTAACGCCTCAGTATAAAGAATTAGAAGCTTTGTATAAAGAATATGGATCTAAAGGATTTGTAATTGTCGGATTTCCGGCAAATAATTTTGCTTCTCAGGAACCAGGAACAAATAAGGAAATAGCTGCTTTTTGCCAGCAAAATTACGGTGTAACTTTTCCAATGATGGACAAAGTTTCTGTAAAAGGGGACGATATGTGTGAAGTTTATAAATTTCTTACTCAAAAATCCAAAAATGGTCTCCAGGATTCTGAAGTAGAGTGGAATTTTCAGAAATATTTAATTAACGAAAAAGGCGAACTGGTAAAAGTTATAAAACCAAGAACATTGCCTACGGATCCAGAAATTGTGAACTGGATAAAAGGATAA